The following proteins are encoded in a genomic region of Nicotiana sylvestris chromosome 4, ASM39365v2, whole genome shotgun sequence:
- the LOC104235418 gene encoding actin-related protein 6-like: protein MNNVVVLDNGAGLIKAGIGGERDPTAIVPNSTGRPLSSKKWLMADQLLSPDVDLTSATVRRPFDRGYLINPDLQSSLWSHIFSNLLNITPSQSSLLLTEPLFNLPSIQRSLDEIVFEDFNFKALYVSDSPSLVHLYEASRRPYGIVSKAQSSLVVDCGFSFTHASPVFQNFTLNYGVKRLDLGGKALSNFMKELVSYRSVNLMDENFLMDDVKEKLCFVSLDVARDLQIARKPGNDNLFRCTYVLPDGITHTKGFLKDPEEAKKYLSLYNDEAATKQQVAAGEQTDKLRSNDASRRIDLTKNEFGLTNERFLVPEMMFRPADLGLNQAGLAECIVRAISSCHSHLQPLLYESIILTGGTTLFPHFAQRLEMDLRPLVPDKYRLKITTQEDPILGVWRGGSLLASSPDFDAMCITKAEYEELGSARCRKRFFH from the coding sequence ATGAATAACGTTGTAGTGTTGGACAATGGCGCGGGCCTAATCAAGGCTGGAATAGGTGGCGAAAGAGACCCAACAGCTATTGTCCCAAACAGCACGGGGCGTCCACTCTCTTCCAAGAAATGGCTTATGGCAGATCAGCTCCTTTCCCCTGACGTAGACCTTACTTCCGCCACCGTCCGCCGCCCTTTCGACCGCGGTTACCTTATCAACCCGGACCTCCAGTCCTCCCTTTGGTCCCATATCTTCTCCAACCTCCTCAACATCACTCCTTCCCAATCCTCTCTCCTCCTCACTGAACCCCTTTTCAATCTCCCTTCAATACAACGCTCCCTTGATGAAATCGTCTTTGAAGATTTCAATTTTAAGGCTCTCTATGTTTCGGATTCCCCCTCTTTGGTCCATCTCTATGAGGCATCTCGTCGCCCTTATGGGATTGTGTCTAAAGCCCAAAGCAGCTTAGTTGTGGATTGTGGATTTTCATTTACTCATGCCTCACCCGTGTTTCAGAATTTCACATTGAATTACGGCGTGAAAAGGCTTGATCTTGGTGGGAAAGCTTTGAGCAATTTCATGAAGGAGTTAGTGAGTTACAGGAGCGTTAATTTGATGGACGAGAATTTCCTTATGGATGATGTAAAAGAGAAACTCTGCTTTGTGTCTTTGGATGTTGCCAGGGACTTGCAGATTGCTAGGAAACCGGGAAATGACAATTTGTTTAGGTGCACGTATGTGCTTCCTGATGGTATTACGCATACTAAGGGTTTTCTAAAAGATCCGGAAGAAGCAAAGAAATACCTGTCTTTGTATAATGATGAAGCAGCCACGAAGCAGCAAGTAGCAGCAGGAGAACAAACGGATAAGCTGCGGAGCAACGATGCATCAAGAAGAATTGATTTGACAAAAAATgaatttgggttgacaaatgagCGGTTCCTCGTCCCAGAGATGATGTTTCGTCCAGCTGACTTGGGACTGAATCAGGCTGGACTTGCAGAGTGCATTGTTAGAGCTATCAGTTCCTGCCATTCTCATCTTCAACCTCTTCTCTATGAGAGCATCATTTTGACGGGAGGCACTACTCTATTCCCTCATTTTGCTCAAAGACTAGAAATGGACCTTCGACCACTTGTCCCAGATAAATACCGTTTAAAGATTACGACTCAAGAAGATCCTATACTAGGTGTTTGGCGTGGAGGATCACTCTTGGCATCAAGTCCTGATTTTGATGCAATGTGCATCACCAAAGCTGAATATGAGGAGCTGGGATCAGCTAGATGTCGAAAGAGATTCTTCCACTAA